A single Methanocaldococcus bathoardescens DNA region contains:
- the hflX gene encoding GTPase HflX, with translation MGGDRIKRRALLILRKDNKFDNKSIEELKELAEVLYNPIKTVVQIRKPDPKYQIGSGLVEKLAEKIKEEDIEIVIVGNILTPSQKYNLAKKFKVEVIDKIELVLRIFYKHARTKEAQLQVRLAELQYELPRAREKVRLAKMGEQPGFGGYGDYEVEKYYQKVKREIATIKRKLEKVREHRRIARKSREKFDSVGLIGYTNAGKTSLLNALTGESKESKNQVFTTLTTTTRAIKGIKRKILVTDTVGFIDDLPPFMIEAFLSTIEESADSDLILIVVDASDDIEEIKRKLKVNHEILSKINCKSPIITVFNKVDKITEEKKKRILEELDRYIVNPIFVSAKYNINIDLLIEKIIDNLNLSIGTIETNNPKLISYLYENTEIIEDILDEDKHIITFRAKEKDVNRILKLHKIIA, from the coding sequence ATGGGGGGAGATAGAATTAAGAGAAGAGCATTGTTAATTTTAAGAAAAGATAACAAGTTTGATAATAAAAGTATAGAAGAACTAAAAGAATTGGCTGAAGTTCTTTATAACCCAATAAAAACAGTGGTTCAAATAAGAAAACCAGACCCAAAATATCAAATTGGTAGTGGTTTAGTTGAAAAATTAGCTGAAAAAATTAAAGAGGAAGATATTGAGATTGTTATAGTTGGAAATATCTTAACCCCATCTCAAAAATACAACTTGGCTAAGAAATTTAAGGTTGAAGTTATTGATAAGATTGAACTTGTTTTGAGGATATTCTATAAGCACGCAAGAACTAAAGAAGCTCAATTACAAGTTAGATTGGCAGAGTTACAGTATGAATTGCCAAGAGCAAGGGAAAAGGTTAGATTGGCAAAGATGGGAGAACAACCAGGATTTGGGGGATATGGGGATTATGAAGTTGAAAAATACTACCAAAAAGTAAAGAGAGAAATAGCAACAATAAAAAGAAAATTAGAGAAAGTTAGAGAACATAGAAGGATAGCAAGAAAAAGTAGGGAAAAATTTGATTCAGTTGGTTTGATTGGTTATACAAATGCAGGAAAAACAAGTTTGTTAAATGCTCTAACTGGAGAGAGCAAAGAATCGAAAAATCAAGTTTTTACAACATTAACTACAACAACAAGGGCTATAAAAGGTATTAAAAGAAAGATATTGGTTACTGATACAGTTGGATTTATTGATGATTTACCGCCATTCATGATTGAGGCATTTTTATCAACAATTGAAGAGAGTGCAGATAGCGATTTAATCTTAATTGTTGTAGATGCATCTGATGATATTGAGGAAATTAAAAGAAAATTAAAGGTAAATCATGAAATTTTAAGTAAAATTAATTGCAAATCACCAATAATAACTGTATTCAACAAAGTTGATAAAATTACAGAGGAAAAGAAGAAAAGAATTTTGGAGGAGTTAGATAGATACATTGTAAATCCAATATTTGTCTCTGCAAAATATAATATAAATATTGATTTATTAATTGAGAAAATCATAGATAATCTAAATCTATCAATAGGAACAATAGAGACAAATAATCCAAAACTGATATCCTATTTATATGAAAATACTGAGATTATTGAAGACATTTTAGATGAAGACAAGCATATAATAACATTTAGAGCTAAAGAGAAGGATGTTAATAGAATTTTAAAATTGCATAAAATCATCGCATGA
- a CDS encoding metal-sulfur cluster assembly factor — MVTKEDVLKALKTVADPHMGISIVDMGLVRDVEVDEEGNVKFKIIPTNPACMSVLGMAFQAKDAVKSLEGVKSVEVVVEGHMMEKEINEMLKEKDKE; from the coding sequence GTGGTAACCAAAGAAGATGTTTTAAAAGCTCTAAAAACAGTTGCAGACCCCCACATGGGAATAAGCATTGTAGATATGGGTTTAGTTAGAGATGTAGAAGTTGATGAAGAAGGAAATGTTAAATTCAAAATAATTCCAACAAACCCCGCATGTATGAGTGTTTTAGGTATGGCATTCCAGGCAAAAGATGCTGTTAAGTCATTAGAAGGCGTTAAAAGTGTTGAAGTTGTTGTTGAAGGACACATGATGGAAAAAGAGATTAATGAAATGTTAAAAGAGAAAGATAAAGAGTAA
- a CDS encoding TatD family hydrolase: protein MDVLKNLPVTDNHIHVDDKNGYGAEKVAKIFYNAGGKVMIILNKPTFDGDLTKSMDILVKDIEKINKNTPVKAFGLVGVHPAELTYLMKFMSLEEAKEKIINALNYAKKLVEEHDFIVGIGEVGRPHYKVDEDVWNASNEILKYCMSLAKDIGCAIQIHAESSTEEQFKEFSEMAKEIGLSPEKVIKHHCGDMVLEGEKYGIFPSILASRVNENIIKKSLRFVMETDYIDDLKRPGVVLGIKTVPRVTRKLIEKEILSEEMVYKIHKENIEKIYNVELEF from the coding sequence ATGGATGTTTTAAAAAATCTGCCAGTTACGGACAATCATATTCATGTTGATGATAAAAATGGATATGGAGCTGAAAAAGTTGCAAAAATATTTTACAATGCTGGAGGAAAAGTAATGATTATTTTAAATAAGCCAACATTTGATGGGGATTTAACAAAATCAATGGATATATTGGTTAAAGATATAGAAAAAATAAATAAAAACACACCAGTTAAAGCTTTTGGTTTAGTTGGCGTTCATCCTGCTGAGCTAACCTATTTAATGAAATTTATGAGTTTGGAAGAAGCAAAAGAAAAAATTATCAATGCTCTAAATTATGCAAAAAAGCTTGTTGAAGAACACGATTTTATAGTTGGCATTGGTGAGGTTGGAAGACCTCATTATAAAGTTGATGAAGATGTTTGGAATGCATCAAATGAGATTTTAAAATACTGTATGAGCTTAGCTAAAGATATTGGATGTGCAATACAGATACATGCTGAGAGTTCAACTGAAGAGCAATTTAAAGAATTTTCTGAGATGGCTAAGGAAATAGGGTTAAGTCCTGAAAAAGTTATAAAGCATCACTGCGGAGATATGGTTTTGGAAGGAGAGAAATATGGCATATTTCCATCAATTTTAGCTTCAAGAGTAAATGAAAATATTATTAAAAAATCTTTAAGATTTGTTATGGAAACTGACTATATAGATGACTTAAAGAGACCTGGAGTTGTTTTGGGGATTAAAACAGTCCCAAGGGTTACAAGAAAATTAATTGAAAAAGAGATTTTAAGTGAAGAGATGGTTTATAAAATCCATAAAGAGAATATAGAAAAGATTTATAATGTTGAGTTAGAATTTTGA
- a CDS encoding Rossmann-like domain-containing protein — MIDVKEMLKELAEENSLLNEDVEIKISDTKLDTARIKDYPLMSGKEILLRANFKGCYGDAFTDKPVEFKGTIRELLDKGNRAEIIATLNAVMRFLGLIDKTVHCTGDEPEKCAKKLVEYLKELKLKKIGIIGFQPAFVKEIVSNFGSENVIVSDLNPENVGKIKYGAKIIHGKYNEELIKNSDVVLATGSTIANETFEEIWELAKKYNKRIIFYGTTIAGMAKILGVERFCIFGR; from the coding sequence ATGATAGATGTTAAAGAAATGTTAAAAGAACTCGCTGAAGAAAATAGCTTACTAAATGAAGATGTTGAGATTAAAATATCAGATACTAAGTTAGATACAGCAAGAATTAAAGATTATCCATTAATGAGTGGAAAAGAGATTTTGTTGAGAGCTAATTTCAAAGGATGTTATGGAGATGCATTTACAGATAAACCAGTTGAATTTAAAGGAACAATTAGAGAGCTCTTAGATAAAGGAAATAGAGCTGAGATAATTGCCACTTTAAATGCTGTAATGAGATTTCTTGGTTTAATTGATAAAACTGTCCATTGTACTGGAGATGAGCCAGAAAAATGTGCAAAAAAGTTAGTAGAGTATTTAAAAGAATTAAAGCTAAAAAAGATTGGGATTATTGGATTTCAGCCAGCGTTTGTTAAAGAAATTGTTAGTAACTTTGGCTCTGAAAATGTTATAGTTAGCGATTTAAATCCAGAAAATGTTGGAAAAATAAAATATGGGGCTAAAATTATTCATGGGAAGTATAATGAAGAGCTGATAAAAAATTCAGATGTTGTTTTAGCTACTGGCTCAACTATAGCTAATGAAACTTTTGAAGAAATTTGGGAGTTGGCTAAAAAATACAACAAAAGAATTATCTTCTATGGAACAACAATTGCTGGAATGGCTAAAATATTAGGAGTTGAGAGATTCTGCATATTTGGGAGATGA